The sequence CAGAGCCATCAAACCCGTAGTGTATTTCTTATCGGTTTTATGGGTGCCGGTAAAACTTCCGTCGGCATGACCCTCTCGCAACGCCTTGGCTGGCGTTTTGTCGATCTCGACCGCCAGATTGAAGCCCGCTGCGGCCGCACCGTCGCCAACATCTTCCGTGAGCTCGGCGAAGACGCTTTTCGTCAAATGGAAACTGAAGCGCTCTCGAAACTTCTCGACGCTCTCCACGACGGCGATCCAACCATCGTCGCGCTGGGCGGCGGAGCCTTCGTCCAGCCTGCCAATCGCTCTCTACTCGAAGCTGCTGCTGTCCGCGTCATTTATCTCGACGCCCCGCTCGACGAGTTACGCCAGCGCCTTGGGGAAGACGATCCGTCGCGTCCTCTCTTCGCCGACGCCGAACGTTTCCGTCTCCTTTACGAACAACGCCAACTCCATTACCGCATGGCCCCGCACCGGGTTCAAACATCCGGCAAGTCCATCATCGAAGTAGCGCGTGAAATTGAGTCCCTGTTGGGAGAAAGTTGAAGTTTGGAGGAATCGTGAGAATCAAGCCCTGGTCCGTCGCATTCATGCTCGTCGTCGTACTCGTTAGCTCGGCCTTCGCTTCCAAGAAAGACAAGAAGGACAAAAAGAAAGAGAAGCAGGCCGAGGCGAAGATCGTGGACAGCGGTTCCTTCGGCGTTTTCGTAAACGGCCAGCGCATCGCCACGGAAACGTTCAACATAAAGCAAATAGACGGCGGCAGCATCACCACCTCCGATATCAAGCTTGAAAACAGCACCCAATCCCAGCACACTGAACTGCAACTCACGTCTTTTGGAACTCTGGTTCGCTACGATTGGAAGGAAACCGGCGGATCAGAAAAGGGCGAAACCACCCTTATGCCCTCCGATCAGTTCCTTATCCAGCGGATTAAAGCCGGCGACAAGTACACCGAGCAGCCATACATCATGCCCGTCTCCACGGCCATCCTCGATGACTACTTCTTCTCGCAGCGCGAACTCCTGCTGTGGCGCTATATCGGTTCCGGGTGCGTTCCCAAGCCAGGCGAAAACGGATGCCGTCTCGAACCCGCTAAATACGGTTTCATCATTCCCCGACAGCGCACTTCCGGAATGGCCACGATCAGTTACATCGGCAAGGAAACCTTAATGATCCACGGCGCCGCCAAAGAACTCGACAAGTTCTCTCTCAGCTCCGATTACGGCGACTGGCTCCTCTACCTCGACAAAGACAAAAAACTCGTCCGCGTCCTTGTCCCCGGCGAAGCCACCGAAGTCATCCGCGACTAGGTTGGCTGCACGGTTTTGTCATTACGAGCGATGCGATGGATCGGCTTGTCTCCGATGGCATGCAATATCACGGTGTCGATATCTGCGAAGTTAGGAGATTTGGACACACGCCTCTTTACTCTCATCCTACAGATAGGGCATCCTTTTCCAGTCCCGCCCGTAGCGTTACAGAGGCTTTGCGGGTCGGACCCAGCAGTTATGGGCGATCCATAACATGACCTCACAAAACAATCGTTCCGACATTCTCTTCGCCTTCTTCATCGCCATTCTGCTGGCGCTCGCGTGGTACGTGCGAGACGTCCTCCTCCTGATCTACGTCTCCATTCTCTTCGCTGTCGTCATTGGCCCGGCGATCGTCTTAGTCCAGAAACTCCACATCAGAAACTGGCGCCCCGGCAGAGCCCTCTCCGTGATTGTCATCCTTGCAATCGGACTCTTCCTCCTGACCGTCTTTTTCCTCTTCGCCCTGCCGCCCATCTTCGCTGATCTCCAGGGCTTCGCCCGCGATTTGCCGGCGAAGGGTCAGAACCTCTACGCACGCCTGCACGGCATCCCGGTCGTCGGTCGCATCAATCTCGACGCCCTCGAGCAGCACGCCACCGAAGCCCTCGGTGGAGCCCTCGGTCTCGCCCGAGGGATCGCCGGCGGTGTCTTCGCCTTTTTCACATGGCTCATCATCACCGCCTATTTCATCCTCGACGGCGAGCGCGCCTTCCTCTGGTTCCTCTCCCTCTTCCCTGCATCCCGCCAGCCGCGCCTGCGACAAACCGCTATCGCCGCCGAAAGGCGCGTCAGCAAATGGCTCCTTGGCCAAGCCCTCCTCATGCTGATCCTGGGCAGCCTCTCGCTTCTGGTTTTTTGGCTTTTAGACGTGAAATACTTCTACGCGCTCGGCGTCTTCTGCGGACTCGCCAACATCGTCCCCATCGTCGGCCCTGTCGTCTCCGTGGGCCTCGCCACCATCGTCGCCGCTTTCGACTCCTGGACGAAAGCCGCCGGAGTCCTCATCTTTTACATCATCTATCAGCAGGTCGAAAACGCTTTCCTGACCCCACGCATCATGAAATCGACCGTCGATCTGCCGCCCCTTGCCGTCATTATCGCCCTGGTTCTCGGGGGCGCGATCGCCGGAATCCTCGGCGCGCTCGTCGCAGTCCCAACCGCTGCCCTCATCGCTGTCATCATCGACGAATACGTAGTCAAAGCTAACGCGGCTCCGTAATCGTTCTTCGTTGGTCGTTCTTCGTTGTTCGGAATGCACTGCGCCGTGATCCTGAGCGCAGCCGCTCTGGCCTTGCGCGGCGTAGTCGAGGGAACCGCAACTTTGTTTTGTCATATTTCCCTTTGCCGTTTTGCCGTTATCCTCGGGT comes from Terriglobia bacterium and encodes:
- a CDS encoding shikimate kinase: MIQTQPIRSRQSHQTRSVFLIGFMGAGKTSVGMTLSQRLGWRFVDLDRQIEARCGRTVANIFRELGEDAFRQMETEALSKLLDALHDGDPTIVALGGGAFVQPANRSLLEAAAVRVIYLDAPLDELRQRLGEDDPSRPLFADAERFRLLYEQRQLHYRMAPHRVQTSGKSIIEVAREIESLLGES
- a CDS encoding AI-2E family transporter; the protein is MTSQNNRSDILFAFFIAILLALAWYVRDVLLLIYVSILFAVVIGPAIVLVQKLHIRNWRPGRALSVIVILAIGLFLLTVFFLFALPPIFADLQGFARDLPAKGQNLYARLHGIPVVGRINLDALEQHATEALGGALGLARGIAGGVFAFFTWLIITAYFILDGERAFLWFLSLFPASRQPRLRQTAIAAERRVSKWLLGQALLMLILGSLSLLVFWLLDVKYFYALGVFCGLANIVPIVGPVVSVGLATIVAAFDSWTKAAGVLIFYIIYQQVENAFLTPRIMKSTVDLPPLAVIIALVLGGAIAGILGALVAVPTAALIAVIIDEYVVKANAAP